tctatatacCGGATGTCCATGTACGTTTCATCAATGCAACGATATTCATGATGTCATCGACCCGACCATCATGGTATATCAAAATCATCAAGCATATACATCTATATACTTGGGTGTCCATGTCCGTTTCTCAACAATACATAACATTTCAAGTATAAGCAAATCAATCACAAGTCCATAGAACCATCAAATCAACCACAACAATAAGTGCATACATTTCGGAGGATTCTACTTTCAATGAATCATAGATGCTTATacatagggtcacccgcagccttcctaGCACAACTACAACCCTTTGAAAGCATAACCGACTTCCACATATGCACAACTATCCTAAGTAAATCACAACATCACAATTGTATGCGCAATACACCAAACAATCATCAAATTCATAATCAACCAaaacaaacaatcaaacaagtAGTGTACACTTTCCAGCCCAAATCTCAAGTGACTAGGGAGCTATGGAACTCACCTGATGCAATTAATTAACTTCCAAATATAGGCGAGCACAATCAAACTTCTACAACATTTCCAACCTATTTTACAACATCAAAATATCACAAGGTATCCCAAAGGTAAGGCCTAGCTAGCTAAACCATGCCACAATCCCCCAAAGGTGCTTTAGAAGTGATTCAAgaacattttattgataaaggaAGGGTTTTGGTCAAAAGCGCTTCAATGACTTAGCACTAAAATTTGacatgaaaatcaaagtgtttaaaaatgtttttaatcaattttgttgaccttaaTGTTTGGGATGAGATTTTCATGGTTAAACTTTGTACTTCAGGatcataaatatgaaaaatgagaaagatCCTAAAACATGCTTAAGATCCTAAGATATGGGCCAAGATATATCCAAAATATGTCCAGGATCTTGAGCTCTGAGATTACTAACCGTTATATATTTTGACTAAGCAATATAGGAACATCCAAAAGTGTTTCCTTGACTACCACATTCAATCGTGAAATCCTCCACACCATGTTCCCAAGACAAAGCAACAAGGGACTTAAGCAACACAGCCTTCAGTTGACAGCTTAATGCCATAAGGAGACATGCGATCAACATCAACCTGCCTTACACCAAAGACACTGGGAACACCTATGGATTTGTACTTTAACCTACTCCTATGTAAGAAACCATTACGTTCAGGAGAAATCAATGAATGGCTTACAAAACCAAACGCATCTTTCCAATCCCTAACCTCTACACCACCACCAACATATAATTCATAGTCACCATTCCTTGATACAATAACCCAATCACCAAACTCTTtaagtttataaaagaaattgaacAACGCCACCTACGGTTCTATAAGATTGGCACAACAAAGGACTTGGAAAGTAATGATCTTTGCAATTCTAGTAGGATGAACAGTAGAGATATGGCATTAGTAATAATCTATGACGACAAGGAAGAAAGGCGACAACGGAATCCTAAGATTACCAAGGGAAAAAGCTTTCGCATACAACCCAACAAAACCAGCAGGAGGATCGCAGATGGATTGCCCTCTTTCTGGATAACGGattgaattagggttttgtgaaaaataagTGGCTACAAAGTTCTGATGATCAGAATGACTCCACACATTGGTGATACTCTCTAGTCCCCTCTTCGTCATTATGCTACACGGAATAAAAAGAGAAGAAGGATAAGAAGTGTACCTTGATGAAGATCGGCGAACGAAGTAGCACAATAATTGTTTTTGagtaaaaaagagaaaaagagagaggcaacaaatctttttaaataataaaaagttggtATTTATATTGGGTAATAATCACGGGTAACTACCCAGTGATAAGTTACCCCGGGTACCGTGCCAACAAGTTGCCACTAAGGCATAAGCCATCATTATGACTCTGTTATATACGACTTTAATGTCGATTACATGATTGATTAGGCTGATAAGACGAAGCAACGGGGCAACAGAGCACATTTTCTAGAGTCTAACCGGACATCCTGCAGACAGTCTCTCCGGCTAGACtagggggcttgatgatataccctatACGGAGTTTTACCTCCATACCCGAAGCAGATACGAAGAcaccttcgtacaggtaaaattatttatctatatatacctaGAATGGAGCTTAACCTCCATTTAATATGATCATTCCAGAGCTCTTAAAGTAACGAGACCCAGCTCTGAGGaaatatatcaaaaagatcGGATATAGATTATTTCTATGATTATctgaataaataatatattcaaGATCCGATTACCTCGGACACTGTTTGTAGCAAGATCACCACAAATGTCCTCAAGAAGGAAATAGATATTCtcaaaagaagaagagatttaTCCTAATTCTCTTACTCCCCTCTCCAAGtttctaccctctatataaagaGGAAGACATCATACGgcatcatcatctttttcccTCTAAAAACATACAGCCTACCTACCACGCCGATCTCCAAAGTCCGGTGACAATATATAACAATCATATGCGTAAAGCGGCTATAGCCCTATTACCGGTAGGGAATCACCTACGAATCATCATTAACACCCCAATCCCATCACTcgcacctccggttgagccatagtgtgattatttgatcaaacaattatcttaggtaatttttgtcCCAAACACTTAGGATGTTAATATAAGaccaataaacaagttttggatcattaaaagtaGACCGATAACCGAATGAAAAAGTTAAGGAAAGAACAGAAAGAGTGTGGCTGCTCGCATAGTTGGCCGTGTGAGTCTCTGTATTATGGGAAAACTAGGCATGTTCTTGATAATAGCATGACCACAAGCAGAGAGTGTCTGTTTAAGCGCCAGTGCTCCGACTGGGCAGATTTTTAACTTCAAGATCGACTAAAGAAGTtacaaaacacatttttatgcataaatcaacatattttattattaaacataacccacatcatAATCTTGTCCCAACACATCAAACACATCATCAAATCCTTACAAATCAacccaaaaccctaatgaaaccctatTTCACTCCAAATCCGTTTTTGAGTTGAATTGTGACCCGAAAACACTTTGCTACAACTAGAAACATGCTAACAAACATAAAATGGTGAAGTGAGTGAAGTTTCACTTACCAAAAGCTCCTTCCAAGTATcaacccgaatttgacccaaATGAAGAGTTTTCTTGTACATTGTGACTCAAATCTTTGATATGATGTTAAGAGGATTATATAGATGATGATTTTAACACTAATCTTGCTTGAATAACaataaatgatgatgataatctAGAGAGTGATGTAAAAGTGTGTGTGAGTTCTTGCATTAAGTTAGAGAGAAAAAGGAAATGTGAAGGAAATGAATGAATGGATAGGGTGGGTGCAAGACTTGGGGATGGGATAGGGTTATGGGTTGGCTAAATGGGTATGGGTCTagtccatgggttgacccgacTATAATTTCTAGTTCAATCTTTACAAATTCGTTTTAAATTGTATCACATAATAAGTCGACCAACCTACCGACAAGCACATTACTAGTCATTTAGTCACAAAATGAAGTCAATCATATCATTAAATAAGATTGTTAGTCAAATTACACTCAAAGTCAAACGGTAAAAGTCACGGATGTTACACATGTAGAATCTAGAGGGATTATATTGTAACCGATTCTGATGTATTGTAAGTTAGATTGGCAATTGTTACTAAATAAGTTGAGTCAATTGCATAAGTTGTCCATGTCGTTTGCACaaattcatggtttatatactCAAAAATTTCTTTAATGGTTTACGTTCAAAGTTCTAGTTTTTTTAGTAGGTTACATCCCTATCACTAATGCGGTTACTTTTTATCCGTTTAATTGCCTCATGTGCCCTAACGTGAGGGCCTTTTCGTCCTTTCTCTTATCATCTACAAACCGCGAAGGCGTttatatgcaaaaaaaaaaagtaaaagagaacactatttcatcttctttttatCATCATCAACTTAATAATTTCAAACTAAAAacctttttcttcatttttgtttttttcccatTCAGAAACaataacaattttataaaattgattcttattcaaacaaaaacaacataaaaaaaaataattactctttaatatatatatatatatatatattgaacaaaataCAACTACATTTCTTGTTTAACAAAACATTATGTACACAACAAAGAACACccgattaatattttttttaagatatataaattatgggccctaatttttagttaatttaaatattaaaatgtgaGATGTTTCGCATCTaaacttaaatataaacaaCATTGTATTTACTTTTCCCATGTATGTTTCCCTATGCTTTGCATGGAGGCTCAAATCTGTTAAAAAAGGAGATGATattgatataattatttttgatatatttaccaAACTGTTATGCTAATAACTTAATACAATTGATTGTATAAGTTATGCATTGTGGTACAAAATATCACATCCCTCGTGAAAGGCGAAGCAATTTATTTGACTAAGAAAAAGGTTTAACAAGATTAACTAATTCAAATTTAAAGATAACGATGTCCAGTTCCTTTCGTACATGCGCTCAAATCTTATAGGCGGTTGTCCGTTTGTATGCATTGTTTAAAACTATTcataatacccgtacgatgtacaatagctatataaattgtatcataattttttataaccacatcaaaatcgaaactcgtaagcatagtggatgtcAATTgtccttgtgatttcggattgtaaaatcaaaattttgaagtcttcatgttaataacttattataattaatataagtaataggagttgaaaacttgaaaaagaaaaagagacataTTAGTAATgaaaaaacgatcaatcaaataatgttataatatcttttgtattaataagccatgagttagagtttaatttgaagtctaataaggaaatttaattatatacaactaaaaaagctaatttaacaaaataaataaaaaaggggtATGTGTCGACCAAGAATTACGTCATGTATCGTTTCAAAAACATgttaatcctgttttagtttatgaACAACTAATAACTAACTAgtcatttaaaaattattaaggttaaagggttaaaagaaagtttatattatttaaagtttacaaataatatatatatatatatatataatgttgtaTATGGCattggtaaaataaaaaataaaaatttgatacCCAATGgactaaatataaaataatttaaagtttgagagtcaaaataaaagtgttaatcaaataatatgaaaacaaaatttaatatttgaGCATTAACTCAATGGTTGAAAGGACATTCTCTTATTCAAAAGGTTTTGTGTTCAAGATGTGGGTAGATATAGAAAGTCCCTCtatgagggtttttttttaagtatgcTCAGATTCAAGTCTGAGAGGGCAAAATTTCCCCTTATTAATCATCGTGTCTTCGGGCAGATAAGTAGGGTCCCccaatcgggtatttgaaatagactaTCTACTTCGAGGGAACTCTTTAGGGCGAACCtggttaagacaatgtatgttAGACCTTCTGCTGTCGAATTACGATatgaagtttcaagcgaaattcacctttagaaaaaataattataccCAAGGGACAAAGTTAGAAACCATTTACTGTATAGTGtatgaagaaaaaataaaagggaTTATGACCtgggaatgtaactaactatgccaaaatgtttatgttgtgtaaccaactatgtaacacccatcatttaaaaataaggatttctaaaaaatttcacctaacggtgtcaaagaaagcggaacaaacatttaaaagtccaaaccaataaattcagtttggtttattcattaattgGTGTTACTTGCCATATCAtagaaacaagtctaaatggaaattcatcggttgcccaacattaaacaaccgatcacaagtCATTACAAGTCTTTAAATACCAAAACATAATTCAAATGTCTAAAAGGAGCAGCCACTTTGGGTAAACTATAGTCATCTTCAAATGCTATCTACCTATGCCTTGCTCTTTATTAATCAACGATCATAAGCTTTCTAaacctgagggaacaacacatttcaagaaataAGTGTTacctaacgaattagctaagtaagataacacatgaTTTGTAAAGCATTTGTCTAATTAAAACTTTATAGAAGTAATATTTCATCATTGAGGCACATGTTAACACAATTCATCTCACATAGCATTAAACATCTTTCATATAAGATAattcatcctaaatgtgcctagtcatcttttgcgtCATCACATATAACATCTCATCATCTTTTaagtgtgacttatgtcacacccgactagatgaacaaaCCTTACGGTTGTACATCAATGTCATTAgagaatggcaagccaatcccggagtaatccgtatgttcaagacaaaTGGGGTGggtcagacctcccgtattactcttcacatctttgaccatgttgcaaggagctacccaagcaaccacatctacgcaccCGCCGGGAAAGGGCAAGTAcaggttaagcttaactctttCACATctaatttacgagctcgatttcacatctcatatgGTTTAGGTTTTTACACTACCTAAACAATTAGTACGTGACATGAcaacttaaagagtctagtgaactagatgagcAAGCCATACAAACGTGCACAATATAATACATCTCAAAACATAGCATATCATTTCgtatcatatcatttcatttcatattacatcatttcatataataGGGACTGCATATCAGGCCTCAAAGGTCATTTACATAGCCAATGTCACCTTCCGTGTATCCTGATTACCCATAAAcaatcaagatatcaaatgAAAAGTTATTATACAAAGCATTTTGTGCAACCTGGGCATtaggtgcgtcgcaccacccTATTGGTGCGTCACAACAATCATACAGGAAAGTCAGGTTAGATGCAGgtttggtgcgtcgcatatcgagCTTCGATCGAAAATCAATTTTCCCAACCTGGGttgtggtgcgtcgcacctcccacttggtgcgtcgcacctggggTGCCAACTAGCAACTCAATTTTTAAACTTGCTCTAAACGATTCCCATTCGATCTCAAACCCTTAGCCCAACCTGGGGGCATAAAATTAACCTCTTTGaaaacacttttgatgactttaatCCATCAATCAACCCCTTAATCCTTTACAGCATAAATCAATCATTGAATCACCCGAATAACATGAAATCGGTAATTGTTTAATCAAATAACCAAACCCACACCCCATGGCCTGGGTTGAATACCTACCTATACTTTAATAATCAGATTTCAAAGATTACCTACAATACCTGTAGATGACTTAGGGGATTCAAGATCTAAACAAAACTTGATCAATATGGTACGAAACGATGAAATCTTAGAGGGAATTTGCTTGGAGAGGGAGGGAGATCGGATGGAGGGTTTCTCACGTATGATGGCAGGTGTTTTGTGACAATTAGGGCTGCCTAATTGCCCTCTAATTCCTAGGCATCCCCTCCTAAACTTACACTTAGGACCATTCAACTCCTAAACTTAACGTTCTTAGCTTAAACTCACTTACCGGGAGACTTGACACACTAACAAGCACTTAATTACATCATCATactttaattactttcatttaCATCACATTAATCGCTTCACATTaaacatataagcattaaatcatataatcacatataagGCACATAATTTAATGAATCTAACGTTACTAACggaaagtcaaatagtcaaacacgaAAAGTTCAGGATGTTACAAACTACAAAAAAGTTTTTGTAATGTAATAAAGTACCTGTTTTCGTCTATAGTATGCAAATTACCGGTTACCATTGAAAAGTAACCGGTTATACTTATAAAGATAGCAGATTCCGGCCAAAAGTAGCAAAAcgaatatctatatctatatctattttttgaaaaaaaacaataattaatcaTCCATTTTCCATAATATAGTCACATTTATacaaaactttaacaatttacAATTAACCTAATGAAAACGATTAAAACTAGATCCCTGCATATATCTTCAAGCATATACCTACAATCTAAAAACCCATTCATCACCTACAACTAAAAACAATCTAAACATATAAAATCAAACACACTTCTAAAGTTCATCTAATCAAATTTCAAAACCCAGAAATCAAGAAAGAACAAACAACCGAGATTcacatggtggtggtggccagAGTGGTGGTGACCGTCGTTTACCGATATACACAACTACACACCACCGTCTTGCtcgacaacaacaacaacttccGTCGTGCTCGACGGTCAATgtaagacacaaactggttagtGGTGAGGGTGACCGGAATCGATGACAACATCGACAAGTCCTGGAACATAGAATCAAAAACCCTTACTGTTGGCAAAAACCCATTTGTGGGTTTCaagatttttgagtttttgacaaCCGATCATCTTTCCATCAATCTCTAAAGCTCTTAAATTGTCTTGATTGTAATCAACTTGAGTTGCTAAACAAGTTCCAGAGGTGAATTCAATATTCATAATTGGGTGTTTCGAGGTTGTGGGCGGAGGTCGGCAGCGGCGGTTGTGATGAAAGGTGGGTTGTTTCCGGCTGGGGTGGGTGCTGGTTGGTtccgtttttctttttcttttttcgtttCTTCCGACTGGGTTTTGGAAATAACTTATTAGTGAGTGTGTTCGATTTATAAAGGGTTAATGGTAGCCGGAATGGTGTTGGCGGCAGTGGCCTGAAAGTTGGCGTCGGGAATGCAGGAGGTGGTGGTTGTATTTGATTTGTGTACAACTATATATGTGTTTGGCCGGAATGGTTGGCGTTAGTGGCCGGAATCTGGGTTAATCCCTAAAAAAAATGGGACGaaattaaaatagatatagTCGCTGCGGGATAGTTGCTTACGTTAACTTCGATTATTTATCATATGATAAAGtgcaatttttaaagttttgttaaTTCCTTTATcgttttttggttttataaacCGTAAGTCAGTAATTATCCATACTCCGTTATAATAATTATCCACATTACggtgaaagttaaaaaaaaataaaaagagacatGTGAAAACATAAatgtttgatatataaaaacacAAAGAAAGAATGTTGTGTACATAATGTATTATTTTCATGTAATGTTTTACGAGCACTAAAAAAACGTTCAAAATTGATACAAGATGGGTTAAGTTGTAAAGAGTCAACCAACCAAACCATCAGCCCATCAAAGCCCAccctttttaatatatgttaaagtctgttaataatttaaatagTACTCGTACAACAAAGGATTTATACTACACCAGATAGTGTATGTTTACACGTGGGTGGTTATATCATATCTCTTCATACACCTACCGCCTCTACCCACTGATTTTGGTCTCCggtttctatttatttataaaataaattttcatatttcctgtatctatatttttatctaCCTCTTTCTTTTACTCTTTCATCTTCTTTAAGTCTCCTGCACTTTATCCTCCTTCCTAATCTACCCGCTTTTCACATACCAATTAACAATTGCTTTAATTTTTAATCCCAATATTTATGCTTAATCAGAGAAAGTCGTTTGTATTGATTTGATATCATGAAGGGCTGTCACCGGTAAACTTCATCACCGCCACAACTGGAGCAGCCTGTCGGTATTATCGATAGGCTGCAGCGCCGCACACCACTCTCTTTCTATTTGTGTATAGATGTGCTTTTTGAGGTTGTTGCGGTGGTGTTTGGTTGCCATTGTTATAGATTTCGGATGAAGTTGGATGCCGACGGTGGTGGTCAAGATTTGTAACTGGCAGTGGCGGTCAACTTTCGGATTACAGTAGCGATTTGCTATAGTACCTTCCATCGTTATCGGTGcgataaacaaaaaaattaacagAATCCGGTGTTGGTTAATGTCGGCAGCTATTCCGGCGATGATTCATGCCGGTGGTTTGTTTTCAGATTTGTCGGTTTGAGTTGCATTAGTAGGGAGTTGCTACAGTACGGGTAGCATAGATTTGATGTTACTACTGAGTTGCTACAGTTCCGGTTCTTCGATTAAAGGAGATCGGCGGTGGTTACCGGCGATGGTTACCGGCTGACAGCGGTGGTTAATGAAGATTTagtgttttatatatgtatcagTATTGATATGCATACATACATGGGTATGTTATGCAAGTTGTACCTGCTACTAACAAAGTGTAAATAAGCAATGTTAAAAGTATGTTATAGCTTATGCATCTGAGTTTGTACCATTAGCCAATCAAGCCAGTTAGTGTAACTGAGCCGTCACGGTAGCAAACTGAGCCGTCACTGTAGCAGTCCAAATTAGGATCattgtatatataatgattaGGTTAATTGGGGTAACAAAAGCGATATGGTTTTGGGGGATTGAATTTTATGATCAAAAATCAATATGGTTTTGGCGATGAGAATtttctgataaaaaaaaaaaaagcaagatAAGGGAGACAGATTTTTGTTTGGATGTGAAAGTGGTGACTTGTAACATCAGGTTACTTGTTGTGTACTATAGACCAAAATGAGTAGTTTGTTAAATTACATAAACGTTTTTTGAGTTAGttgcataacataaacattttaacatagtttgttaaattatataaacatatgttttttgaGTTAGttgcataacataaacattttaacatagtttgttaaattatataaacgTTTTTTGAGTTAGTTGCATAacataaatatttgaaaataaaattttaaattaaaaaaggtaAAGCTAGATTCGTGCACGAATGGCAACTTTTGCCAACTTCTATTGAGACCATAATTGTTGTTCACTTAATGGTTTCCAAAATTGATATTAGTATATACTTGAAAAATACCTTATTCGTTCTGTATTGATATCGCGCGGTATATTATTGTCCACTTGATGGTTTTCGAAATCGGTATATACTGAAAATAACACAATATATTGGTACCTAACTCGTTCTGTACCGATAACCATTCAGATGAATTGAGATTGACATCAtgttttgataatttttaaaacaaatactgTTGTTATTAAGATCGAAACGGTACCATAATTGTTCCATTTCCATTCCTAGACCAAAAGAACCAATGCTCAAAATCATTTATAACCAATGGAAATGAAAAGCGAAAACATTTATATAAGTAAGGtgtaacaattttttaaaagtttatgatttaaagataaaaatcatTTAAACCCTATCATACGGTGCAAATTCCCAGTATATGAAGAGCGTAAAGTGACCTCTAAGACCATTCCGTTCGAGGTAAATTTGGGCTGGTCGGTCGTCTATAATGGGAATCTATTGCTGGGCCCAATCTAAAATGCATCCGACTTGTTCACTGACTTCACTCTTTCAAACATAGTCGGACCTTtccttataatataaaatttgtagTATAAACTTATATCAACGTATAGTATCTTCTTAATATGATACTATcacggtacccgcacaatgcggcgatGTTTATGTTGGCGACGGTGTTCATGGCGGTGACGGTGTAGAGGTGGGGGACAATTTTTGGTGGTAAAGGTGGCgttgagtggtgtagataattgatgaaaagtcattgatgtaaatggttaataaagatattttaaaaaaataaatgactaatattgtaatatatcattaagggtattttaaacttttatcctcatgtaactttcaacatagagctattatttttatattatagtaTAGAAGTGTAGATAGTTTGTTGTGATGTGTGAAAGAAGTTAAAAACATTTCTCACtacaaagtaaataaatatttcTCATATTGAAAAGATTCTTCTTTCTTTTAGTACATGCTAAAGCTAATTTATAAAGACAAAaggattttattttaattaaatctaaataaaaaatatttttttaatgaatattttCTATCTAgttagatatatttttatttatgatgataAACAAAGTTACTTCTTTTAAAGAATATATTACTAATTTGTTTTACGTCactttaaacaaacaaaatattaactataaaacattattattttttaaaaaaatagtttgattGTGTTGCTAAGGTCTCTCTTTATAGGGCTTCTAGCCCGCGTCTGAGTCACGTCCGACGCGTAAGAAGTGGAAGACGCTACTAGCACCGCCGAGTCTGAAGGGTGCGTCCAAGCATCACTTCCAAATTCAAACGCTGGtagaagtggtggtggtgggtccCTCTTGTGTTCTTTCCGTTtccaacttaaaaaaaaaaaagaatttttcaaaagttttcaaaaataacgGCTacttttgttgaattttattttttttcttctcctaTATATACCACTATCACACTACCCTTTTATTTCACACTATCAAACATACATACTTTTATCTATCTTAAACCATCTCAAGTACATACCACCCCAAAAAAATGTCTAATTCATCAGCATCCTCCTCCTCTAGCTCTAATTATGAATCAACCGAATATGAATCCATGAATCAGGGTTGTTTCCCAGATGAATGCATTTTTCAATCCCGAGGCCATAAGCGCTTGTCTTAATGTTATCTTTGACGAAGAAGACAACCAGAGCCAAACAGTTTCAAGTTTTTCAGCACCCAAGTTGACTAGAAGGGTGATCCATCGAGATCACCTTGGTGTTGCAAAACTTTTATACGATCATTACTTTGCGCCTAACTGCACTTACCCACCCGACATGTTTCGTAGAAGGTTTAGAACGTGAAAGGAAATGTTTCTCCGCATAGCGCGGGATATACACTCCTTTAACAACGTTCAACCGCTACCGAAgcactttttagtttttccaCAAAGCACCGACGGATGCTTCTGGTCATCCCGGTtttaacattttccagaaatgCATTTCTGCAATACGCCAGTTAGCTTATAGTTATAAGGCTGATGCTTTGGACGAGTACTTGCAAATAGCACAAGATACGGGGTACCAATGTTTAGACGCTTTCTACAAATGTGTGATACACCTGTATCAACACGAGTACTTGAGAAGGCCAACAGAAGTAGATATCGAGTGGTTAACTGCTAAACATGAGCAGGTTCATGGTTTTCCGGGTATAGTTGGTAGCAAAGATTGCATGCATTGGGGGTGGAGGAACTCTCCGGTGGCATGGCAAGGGCAGTACACGCGAGGCGATAAGGGCCATCCCacaatcatgcttgaagcggtATGATTTGTGGATCTGGCATGCTTACTTTGGCCATGTtggttcgaacaacgacatcaatgTCCTCAACGAATCAGATTTGTTTGACGATTTGCTTCAGGACAGGGCTCCTCAAGTAGAGTTTTCGGTGAATGGCCACCGGTTTGGAAAGGGATATTACCTAGCAAATGGTATTTATCCTGAATGGGCCACTCTTGTCAAGTCTTTCAAGTGCCCGAT
The sequence above is drawn from the Erigeron canadensis isolate Cc75 chromosome 4, C_canadensis_v1, whole genome shotgun sequence genome and encodes:
- the LOC122596865 gene encoding uncharacterized protein LOC122596865; the encoded protein is MNAFFNPEAISACLNVIFDEEDNQSQTVSSFSAPKLTRRKCISAIRQLAYSYKADALDEYLQIAQDTGYQCLDAFYKCVIHLYQHEYLRRPTEVDIEWLTAKHEQVHGFPGIVGSKDCMHWGWRNSPVAWQGQYTRGDKGHPTIMLEADRAPQVEFSVNGHRFGKGYYLANGIYPEWATLVKSFKCPMDPKTTKFKRYQEAARKDVERAFGVLQGHWQIVEQQARAYSVNKIKHIMLCV